In Rhodopirellula sp. P2, the DNA window CGGCTCAGTTCTTCAAGTTCCGCCAGCCGCGGACCTGGATGAGCAGCTCCGGACTCGGCACGATGGGTTTCGGATTGCCAGCCGCCATGGGTGTGCAAGCCGCTCACCCGGACGCTTTGGTCATCGACATCGATGGCGACGGCAGTTTCCAGATGAACATCCAAGAACTCGCCACGTGCTTCTGTGAAAAGCTGCCCGTGAAGGTCCTGTTGCTGAACAACCAACACCTCGGAATGGTCGTTCAGTGGGAAGACCGGTTCATGGACCGCAACCGTGCTCACACCTACCTCGGCCCCATCGATCACGAAGAAGCCAAGGGCAAGAGCACCGCGGATCGCTTCGAATACGCCAGCGACCGTTACCCGAACTTTGTGCAAATCGCCAAAGGCTACGGATGCGGAGCCGCCACGGTCAAAAAGAAAGCGGACCTCGAAGGTGCCTTGCGAGAAATGATCGATCACAAAGGCCCCTTCTTGTTGGACGTCGAAGTGCCCTACCAAGAACACGTGCTGCCAATGATCCCCGGTGGAATGACCGTGGACGACATGCTCTTGGACTGATCCCGAAAGTGGAAATGGATACCGCAGTGGAAAATCCCGCAGTGGATAGCGCAGTGAACAGCAACGGGCAACCGTCTTCAGCCGCGACGCCGTCAACCGCCGACGCAACACCGACCTCTCCCACCCCCAACCGACCCGCGCCCAACACGGCCGGCAATCGGAAACGAGGGGTGCCCGAGGGCGTGTGGCGGAAGTGCGACTCGTGCGGCGCGTCGCTGTTCTACAAAGAAGTCCAGCAACGCCTGAACGTCTGTCCCCAGTGCGATCACCACTTTTATGTGAGTGCCTGGGAACGAGTCGCTCAGGTGCTCGACGATGGCACGTTCGAACCAATGAACGAACATCTTCGGCCGACGGACCCGCTCGAATTCAGCGATCGCCGCCCCTACGCCGAACGCCTGATCGGCGAACAGAAACGCACCGGCTTGACCGATGCGGTCCTGACCGGCACCGGCATGATCCGCGCTCGTCGAGTCGCATTCGCAGTGACCGACAGTGCGTTCATCATGGGCAGCATGGGATCCGTCGTCGGCGAACGCCTGACACGAT includes these proteins:
- the accD gene encoding acetyl-CoA carboxylase, carboxyltransferase subunit beta, yielding MEMDTAVENPAVDSAVNSNGQPSSAATPSTADATPTSPTPNRPAPNTAGNRKRGVPEGVWRKCDSCGASLFYKEVQQRLNVCPQCDHHFYVSAWERVAQVLDDGTFEPMNEHLRPTDPLEFSDRRPYAERLIGEQKRTGLTDAVLTGTGMIRARRVAFAVTDSAFIMGSMGSVVGERLTRLIERATEQNLALIIISASGGGARMHEGILSLMQMAKVSAALSRYHSAGGLFISVLTNPTMGGVAASFASLGDLVFAEPKALIGFAGPRTIKATIGIELPEGFQTSEFLLEHGYIDRIVHRKTLKTEIATAIDYCGK